A single window of Rhipicephalus microplus isolate Deutch F79 chromosome 5, USDA_Rmic, whole genome shotgun sequence DNA harbors:
- the LOC119175054 gene encoding uncharacterized protein LOC119175054 isoform X10, with the protein MASAGLRPALRLGLLLLLCCCQAHGEASDVLVRETRAAGPFRGLYEFLQQRDSTVFCKYLRKAQVEDVLASFASFTIIAPNDLAFAALPPSVVKVLDTDSRFLRKFVLHHIVGDSVPSRSLRGDLEITTAGGDNILVKVYDNGRTISIGGANILVGDASYENIIVHIVDRVLYPIAESMLAQTIQSKYGYFYRLLQSAGLTSVLNSDLYTVFIPTQDAITNLPAETSQKILSNNELVKRVVSHHIVPGLQFSAALKDGATLTPLDGEVLRVTTQAGQLFIDGVPFVNKDDGATNGVIHIVNRLLVPQSVIEDCGCIASHGGGDILLTGGKIGFKEPTVVGQQLPGLVHHVVVPGTVTQTTHIVSPPKTVVLGPGTLQTLLPGQPPQITFQFGTPGAPKVPSIGTPKAPTVPFSSSGPSVPGGPSRPLSQTLGGTKGLSGPFGPSGPSGPGSRLSGSSGPFGPGGPSGLGGPKGPSGPFGPSGPAGTSGPKGPGGPRGPFGPGTPSGPGGPSGPSGPGGPLGPSGPGGPKGPSGPFGPSGPTGPFGPKGPGGPRGPSGPGGPFGLSGPSGPSGPRGPSGPGGPFGPGGPSGPTGPSGPFGPGGLSGPGGPKGPSGLFGQSGPKGPGVSGGPSGPGGPYGPGGPFGPSGPKGPGGPSGPGGPSGPGGPRGPSGPGGTFGPSGPSGPSGPRGPSGPGGPFGPGGPSGPTGPSGPKGPSGPFGPGGLSGPGGPKGPSGLFGQSGPKGPGVPGGPSGPGGPFGPSGPGGPFGPSGPKGPSGPKGPGGPSGPGGPKGPSGPGGPFGPSGPKGSSGPGGPFAPSGPSGPSGPRGPSGPGGPLGPGGPSGPSGPRGPSGPKSPFGPGGPSGTKGLSGPSGPGGLRGPSGPGGPLGPGGPGGPSGPGGPYGPGGPFGPSGPKGPGGPSGPAGPRGPSGPGGPFAPSGPSGPSGPRGPSGPGGPLGPGGPSGPGGPFGPGGPGGPRGPSGPGGPFGPGGPSGLSGPRGPSGPGGPFGPSGPSGPRGPSGPKSPFGPGGPSGTKGLGGPSGPGGLRGPSGPGGPQGPGGPGGPSGPGGPYGPGGPFGPSGPKGPSGPSGPAGPRGPSGPGGPFGPGGPSGPSGPRGPSGPGGPLGPGGPSGPSGPRGPSGPKSPFGPGGPSGTKGLGGPSGPGGLRGPSGPGGPQGPGGPGGPSGPGGPYGPGGPFGPSGPKGPSGPSGPAGPRGPSGPGGPFGPGGPSGPSGPRGPSGPGGPFGPVGTSGPTAPSGPKGPGGPSGPAGPRGPSGPGGPFGPGGPSGPSGPRGPSGPGGPFGPGGPSGPTGPSGPKGPGGQSGPGGPRGPSGPGGPLGPGGPSGPGGPGGPFGLGGPSGPGGPRGPGGPSGPAGPKGSGPVGPNAPGGFIFGGPTAPGLPKVPGLPLPSGPKGPSGPSGQASPSRPRVPSGSRTSPRRRPGYLPPEGVIPAAPSVLNVPRGPTLPGATGVTGAPRFPIVTGVTSAPRLPGLSKGPVSAVLRGPSGATVISGLPVPKTPGVTSLKIFPGAPAVTTFTTGVSGFMLGGPVGPRTPGGFSFAFPGLPKGPSGSRGPSGVGGPSGPGGPSGPGGPRGPSGTGGPSGPGGQKQPFGPSGPRGPGGPAGPSGPFPSGLSGPRGPSGPRGPGGPKAPGGPGSPSGLKGPSGPSGPRGPYPSGPAGPSGPFPSGPSGPGGLKGPSGPSGLGGPRGPGGPRGPGGPSGPGGPRGPGGPGGPSGPSGPYPSGPAGPSGPFPSGPSGLGGPGGPRGPSGPRGPSGPSGPSGPSVPFPFGPSGPKGPSGPSGLGGPRGPGGLRGPSGPGGPSGPSGPKGPYPSGPAGPSGPFPSGPSGPGGPRGPSGPGGPSGPSGPSGPFPFGPSGPGGPRGPSGPSGLGGPRGPGGPRGPSGPRGPSGPRGPSGPSGPSGPYPSGPAGPSGPFPSGPSGPRGPSGPSGPGGPRGPGGLRGPSGPVGPSGPTGPSGPYPSGPAGPSGPFPSGPSGPGGPRGPSGPSGLGGPRGPGGPRGPSGPRGPSGPGGPSGPSGPSGPYPSGPAGPSGPFPSGPSGPGGPRGPSGPSGFGGPRGPGGPSGPSGPSGPRGPSGPSGPSGPYPSGPAGPSGPFPSGPSGPRGPSGPSGPGGPRGPGGLRGPSGPVGPSGPTGPSGPYPSGPAGPSGPFPSGPSGPGGPRGPSGPSGLGGPRGPGGPSGPSGPRGPSGPGGPSGPSGPSGPYPSGPAGPSGPFPSGPSGPGGPRGPSGPSGFGGPRGPGGPSGPSGPRGPSGPGGPSGPSGPSGPYPSGLAGPSGPFPSGPSGPGGPRGPSGPSGLGGLRGPGGPSGPSGPRGPSGLGGPRGPSGPSGPYPSGPAGPSGPFPSGPSGPGGPRGPSGPSGLGGPKGPGGPSGPSGPRGPSGPSGPSGPYPSGPAGPSGPFPSGPSGPAGPRGPSGPSGLGGLRGPGGPSGPSGPRGPSGPYPSGPAGPSGPFPSGPSGPGGPRGPSGPSGLGGLRGPGGPSGPSGPRGPSGPGGPRGPSGPSGPYPSGPAGPSGPFPSGPSGPGGPRGPSGPSGLGGPKGPGGPSGPSGPRGPSGPSGPSGPYPSGPAGPSGPFPSGPSGPGGPRGPSGPSGLGGLRGPSGPSGPSGPRGPSGPSGPSGPYPSGPAGPSGPFPSGPSGPGGPRGPSGPSGLGGLRGPGGPSGPSGPRGPSGPGGPRGPSGPSGPYPSGPAGPSGPFPSGPSGPGGPRGPSGPSGLGGPKGPGGPSGPSGPRGPSGPSGPSGPYPSGPAGPSGPFPSGPSGPGGPRGPSGPSGLGGLRGPSGPSGPSGPRGPSGPGGPRGPSGPSGPYPSGPAGPSGPFPSGPSGPGGPRGPSGPSGPGGPRGPGGPRGPSGPGGPSGPSGPSGPYPSGPAGPSGPFPSGPSGPGGPRGPSGPSGLGGLRGPGGPSGPSGPRGPSGPGGPRGPSGPSGPYPSGPAGPSGPFPSGPSGTGGPRGPSGPSGPGGPRGPGGPRGPSGPGGPSGPSGPSGRYPSGPAGPSGPFPSGPSGLGVPRGPSGPRVPSGSSGPIGQFPLGTSGLGGPGGPSGSSGPGGPRGPGGPSGPSGPRGPSGPGGPNGPYPSGPAGPSGPFPSGPSGLGGPRGPGGSQGLFGSKIPSGPGSPLTTTSVQFGGTLVSVPKVTIGQPQTSILLQPGSQVTYGKTKLLVPPPTTFVPGQVVTHTVGIIPSTVHSISGTGLQVQGKPLDFNIVLKELKATRYLSWLQKTGVLQLINDGAAYTIFVPSDDAIAQIRGQLLSKLEGDTQLLKQLVLYHIVPGQVTIDNDRTFPTLDEGNLLRFNKYFNGRVVTASGGVIGPKKQQGNIVFYTIDRVLHRPGGSILDVIHQSILLPKLDEAIKFAGLEEYLSGVGPYTIFAPSDQAFKNSVGMENVLRDREALKALLLRHIVLGTVYSAGVQENQVLKTVGGLELKMSIIPECITVNGVNVNNPDNVASNGVIHVIDHFL; encoded by the exons GTGACCTGTACACTGTCTTCATACCAACTCAAGACGCCATCACCAATCTGCCAGCGGAAACATCGCAGAAGATTTTATCAAACAACGAGCTTGTGAAGC GCGTCGTTTCTCATCACATCGTTCCCGGCCTGCAGTTCAGCGCTGCTCTTAAGGATGGTGCTACGCTGACACCGCTTGACGGCGAAGTTCTTCGAGTCACTACGCAAGCTG GACAACTCTTCATTGACGGCGTCCCTTTCGTCAAcaaggacgacggtgcgaccaatGGTGTCATCCACATTGTAAACCGGCTGCTGGTGCCGCAGAGCGTGATCGAGGACTGCGGCTGCATCGCATCGCATGGGGGAGGAGACATCCTTCTCACCGGTGGAAAGATTGGTTTCAAGGAACCTACTGTCGTCGGCCAGCAGCTTCCGGGTCTCGTTCACCACGTCGTGGTACCGGGTACAGTGACGCAGACCACGCACATCGTCTCCCCACCCAAGACAGTTGTCCTAG GTCCTGGGACTCTTCAAACTCTGCTCCCTGGCCAGCCTCCTCAAATCACATTCCAGTTTGGAACCCCAGGAGCTCCCAAAGTCCCTTCTATTGGAACACCTAAAGCACCAACTGTGCCATTTTCATCCAGTGGGCCAAGTGTACCTGGTGGGCCAAGCCGACCACTGAGCCAAACCCTTGGAGGGACAAAAGGTCTAAGTGGGCCATTTGGACCCAGTGGACCAAGTGGGCCAGGAAGCAGACTAAGTGGATCTAGTGGTCCATTCGGACCTGGTGGACCAAGTGGACTTGGCGGACCAAAAGGACCAAGTGGACCATTTGGACCAAGTGGCCCTGCAGGAACAAGCGGGCCTAAAGGGCCTGGTGGACCAAGAGGTCCATTTGGACCGGGTACACCAAGTGGACCTGGGGGGCCAAGTGGACCAAGTGGGCCAGGGGGACCACTTGGACCGAGTGGACCTGGTGGGCCAAAAGGACCAAGTGGACCATTTGGACCGAGTGGACCTACAGGACCATTTGGCCCAAAAGGACCTGGTGGGCCAAGAGGACCAAGCGGGCCAGGAGGTCCATTTGGACTGAGTGGGCCAAGTGGACCTAGTGGGCCAAGAGGACCAAGCGGGCCAGGAGGTCCATTCGGACCGGGTGGACCAAGTGGACCTACAGGACCAAGTGGGCCATTTGGACCTGGTGGACTAAGTGGACCTGGTGGCCCAAAAGGACCAAGTGGGTTGTTTGGACAAAGTGGGCCTAAAGGACCTGGTGTGTCAGGAGGACCAAGCGGGCCAGGAGGTCCATATGGACCAGGTGGACCATTCGGACCAAGTGGGCCAAAAGGACCTGGTGGACCAAGCGGACCTGGTGGACCAAGCGGACCTGGTGGGCCAAGAGGACCAAGTGGGCCAGGAGGTACATTTGGACCGAGTGGGCCAAGTGGACCTAGTGGGCCAAGAGGACCAAGTGGGCCAGGAGGTCCATTTGGACCGGGTGGACCAAGTGGGCCCACAGGACCAAGTGGGCCGAAAGGACCAAGTGGGCCATTTGGACCTGGTGGACTAAGTGGACCTGGTGGTCCAAAAGGACCAAGTGGGTTGTTTGGACAAAGTGGGCCTAAAGGACCTGGTGTGCCAGGAGGACCAAGCGGGCCAGGAGGTCCATTCGGACCAAGTGGGCCAGGAGGTCCGTTCGGACCAAGTGGGCCAAAAGGACCAAGTGGGCCAAAAGGGCCTGGTGGACCAAGCGGGCCTGGTGGGCCAAAAGGGCCAAGTGGGCCAGGAGGTCCATTTGGACCAAGTGGGCCAAAAGGATCAAGCGGGCCAGGAGGTCCATTCGCACCGAGCGGACCAAGTGGACCCAGTGGGCCAAGAGGACCAAGTGGGCCAGGAGGTCCATTGGGACCGGGTGGACCAAGTGGAC CGAGTGGGCCAAGAGGACCAAGTGGGCCAAAAAGTCCATTTGGGCCGGGTGGGCCAAGTGGGACAAAAGGACTCAGTGGACCAAGTGGGCCTGGTGGGCTACGAGGACCGAGCGGGCCAGGAGGTCCACTAGGACCAGGTGGACCAGGAGGACCAAGTGGGCCAGGAGGTCCATATGGACCAGGTGGACCATTCGGACCAAGTGGGCCAAAAGGACCCGGTGGACCAAGCGGGCCTGCTGGCCCGAGAGGACCAAGCGGGCCAGGAGGTCCATTCGCACCGAGCGGACCAAGTGGACCCAGTGGGCCAAGAGGACCAAGCGGGCCAGGAGGTCCATTGGGACCGGGTGGACCTAGCGGACCAGGAGGTCCATTTGGACCGGGTGGGCCTGGTGGGCCAAGAGGACCAAGCGGGCCAGGAGGGCCATTTGGACCGGGTGGACCAAGTGGACTGAGTGGGCCAAGAGGACCAAGCGGGCCAGGAGGGCCATTTGGACCAAGTGGACCGAGTGGGCCAAGAGGACCAAGTGGGCCAAAAAGTCCATTTGGGCCGGGTGGGCCAAGTGGGACAAAAGGACTCGGTGGACCAAGTGGGCCTGGTGGGCTACGAGGACCGAGCGGGCCAGGAGGTCCACAAGGACCAGGTGGACCAGGAGGACCAAGCGGGCCAGGAGGTCCATATGGACCAGGTGGACCATTCGGACCAAGTGGGCCAAAAGGACCCAGTGGACCAAGCGGGCCTGCTGGCCCGAGAGGACCAAGCGGGCCAGGAGGTCCATTTGGACCAGGTGGGCCAAGTGGACCCAGTGGGCCAAGAGGACCAAGCGGGCCAGGAGGTCCATTGGGACCGGGTGGAC CAAGTGGACCGAGTGGGCCAAGAGGACCAAGTGGGCCAAAAAGTCCATTTGGGCCGGGTGGGCCAAGTGGGACAAAAGGACTCGGTGGACCAAGTGGGCCTGGTGGGCTACGAGGACCGAGCGGGCCAGGAGGTCCACAAGGACCAGGTGGACCAGGAGGACCAAGCGGGCCAGGAGGTCCATATGGACCAGGTGGACCATTCGGACCAAGTGGGCCAAAAGGACCCAGTGGACCAAGCGGGCCTGCTGGCCCGAGAGGACCAAGCGGGCCAGGAGGTCCATTTGGACCAGGTGGGCCAAGTGGACCTAGTGGGCCAAGAGGACCAAGCGGGCCAGGAGGTCCATTTGGACCGGTTGGTACAAGTGGACCTACAGCACCAAGTGGGCCAAAAGGACCCGGTGGACCAAGCGGGCCTGCTGGGCCGAGAGGACCAAGCGGGCCAGGAGGTCCATTTGGACCGGGTGGGCCAAGTGGACCTAGTGGGCCAAGAGGACCAAGCGGGCCAGGAGGTCCATTTGGACCGGGTGGACCAAGCGGACCTACAGGACCAAGTGGGCCAAAAGGACCTGGTGGACAAAGTGGGCCTGGTGGGCCTCGAGGACCAAGCGGGCCAGGAGGTCCATTAGGACCGGGTGGACCAAGTGGACCTGGTGGGCCTGGAGGTCCGTTCGGACTGGGTGGACCAAGTGGACCTGGTGGGCCAAGAGGACCTGGTGGGCCAAGTGGACCTGCGGGACCAAAAGGAAGTGGTCCTGTGGGACCGAATGCGCCAGGCGGTTTTATTTTCGGTGGCCCAACTGCACCAGGGCTTCCAAAGGTACCCGGCTTGCCCCTGCCAAGTGGACCAAAAGGACCCTCTGGTCCATCCGGACAGGCAAGTCCTAGTAGACCAAGGGTTCCCAGTGGATCGAGAACATCACCGAGAAGACGACCTGGCTACCTCCCACCTGAAGGAGTCATTCCAGCAGCGCCTAGTGTTTTGAATGTGCCTCGAGGTCCAACGCTTCCTGGGGCTACAGGTGTTACTGGTGCACCAAGGTTTCCCATTGTCACAGGTGTAACCAGCGCCCCACGACTTCCAGGTTTATCTAAAGGTCCAGTGTCTGCTGTGCTGCGAGGTCCAAGTGGTGCGACTGTTATAAGCGGACTTCCTGTTCCGAAGACACCAG GAGTAACAAGCTTGAAAATCTTCCCTGGAGCACCTGCGGTCACCACCTTTACTACTGGTGTGTCAGGATTTATGCTTGGTGGGCCAGTTGGACCAAGAACACCTGGAGGATTTTCATTTGCGTTCCCTGGGCTGCCGAAGGGACCGAGTGGATCACGGGGTCCAAGTGGCGTCGGAGGACCAAGCGGGCCAGGAGGACCAAGCGGACCAGGAGGACCACGTGGCCCAAGTGGAACAGGAGGACCCAGTGGACCAG GAGGACAGAAACAACCATTTGGGCCGAGTGGACCAAGAGGACCAGGTGGGCCAGCAGGACCAAGCGGGCCTTTCCCATCAGGGCTTTCTGGTCCCAGAGGACCAAGTGGACCTAGAGGACCTGGTGGACCAAAGGCACCTGGAGGACCAGGTAGTCCTAGTGGACTAAAAGGACCAAGTGGTCCATCTGGACCTAGAGGACCATATCCCAGTGGTCCTGCCGGGCCAAGTGGACCGTTCCCGTCAGGACCTTCTGGACCAGGAGGACTAAAAGGACCCAGTGGACCAAGCGGTCTTGGTGGACCAAGGGGACCTGGAGGACCAAGAGGGCCAGGAGGTCCATCTGGACCTGGAGGACCAAGAGGGCCAGGAGGGCCAGGTGGTCCATCTGGACCAAGTGGACCATATCCCAGTGGTCCTGCTGGGCCAAGTGGGCCATTCCCATCAGGACCTTCAGGACTAGGAGGACCAGGTGGACCAAGAGGGCCCAGTGGCCCTAGAGGACCAAGCGGGCCGAGTGGGCCCTCTGGACCAAGTGTACCATTTCCATTCGGGCCTTCTGGACCAAAAGGCCCCAGTGGACCAAGTGGGCTTGGTGGACCAAGGGGACCTGGTGGACTAAGAGGACCAAGTGGGCCAGGAGGGCCAAGTGGTCCATCTGGACCAAAAGGGCCATATCCCAGTGGTCCTGCCGGGCCAAGCGGACCATTCCCGTCAGGACCTTCTGGACCAGGAGGACCAAGAGGACCCAGTGGACCTGGAGGACCAAGTGGGCCATCGGGACCAAGTGGACCATTCCCATTTGGGCCTTCTGGACCGGGAGGACCAAGAGGCCCCAGTGGACCAAGCGGGCTTGGTGGACCAAGGGGACCTGGAGGACCAAGGGGTCCTAGTGGACCAAGAGGACCAAGTGGGCCAAGAGGGCCAAGTGGTCCATCTGGACCAAGTGGGCCATATCCCAGTGGTCCTGCCGGGCCAAGCGGACCATTCCCATCAGGGCCTTCTGGACCAAGAGGACCCAGTGGACCAAGTGGGCCTGGTGGACCAAGGGGACCTGGAGGACTAAGAGGACCAAGCGGGCCAGTAGGACCGTCTGGACCAACTGGTCCAAGTGGACCATATCCTAGTGGTCCTGCTGGGCCAAGCGGACCATTCCCGTCAGGACCTTCTGGACCAGGAGGACCAAGAGGCCCCAGTGGACCAAGTGGGCTTGGTGGACCAAGGGGACCTGGTGGGCCAAGAGGACCAAGTGGACCAAGAGGGCCAAGTGGGCCAGGAGGGCCGAGTGGTCCATCTGGACCAAGTGGGCCATATCCCAGTGGTCCCGCTGGACCAAGTGGACCATTCCCGTCAGGACCTTCTGGACCAGGAGGACCTAGAGGCCCCAGTGGACCAAGCGGATTTGGTGGACCGAGAGGACCTGGTGGACCAAGCGGTCCTAGTGGACCAAGTGGGCCAAGAGGGCCAAGTGGTCCATCTGGACCAAGCGGGCCATATCCCAGTGGTCCTGCCGGGCCAAGCGGACCATTCCCATCAGGGCCTTCTGGACCAAGAGGACCCAGTGGACCAAGTGGGCCTGGTGGACCAAGGGGACCTGGAGGACTAAGAGGACCAAGCGGGCCAGTAGGACCGTCTGGACCAACTGGTCCAAGTGGACCATATCCTAGTGGTCCTGCTGGGCCAAGCGGACCATTCCCATCAGGACCTTCTGGACCAGGAGGACCAAGAGGCCCCAGTGGACCAAGTGGGCTTGGTGGACCAAGGGGACCTGGTGGGCCAAGTGGTCCTAGTGGACCAAGAGGGCCAAGTGGGCCAGGAGGGCCGAGTGGTCCATCTGGACCAAGTGGGCCATATCCCAGTGGTCCCGCTGGACCAAGTGGACCATTCCCGTCAGGACCTTCTGGACCAGGAGGACCTAGAGGCCCCAGTGGACCAAGCGGATTTGGTGGACCGAGAGGACCTGGTGGACCAAGCGGTCCTAGTGGACCAAGAGGACCAAGTGGGCCAGGAGGGCCGAGTGGTCCATCTGGACCAAGTGGACCATATCCCAGCGGCCTCGCCGGACCAAGTGGACCATTCCCGTCAGGACCATCTGGACCAGGAGGACCAAGAGGCCCCAGTGGACCAAGTGGGCTTGGTGGACTAAGAGGACCTGGTGGACCAAGCGGTCCTAGTGGACCAAGAGGACCAAGTGGGCTAGGAGGGCCGAGGGGTCCATCTGGACCAAGTGGACCATATCCCAGTGGTCCCGCCGGACCAAGTGGACCATTCCCGTCAGGACCTTCTGGACCAGGAGGACCAAGAGGCCCCAGTGGACCAAGTGGGCTTGGTGGACCAAAGGGACCTGGTGGACCAAGTGGTCCTAGTGGACCAAGAGGACCAAGTGGTCCATCTGGACCAAGTGGACCATATCCCAGTGGTCCCGCCGGACCAAGTGGACCATTCCCGTCAGGACCATCTGGACCAGCAGGACCAAGAGGCCCCAGTGGACCAAGCGGGCTGGGCGGACTAAGAGGACCTGGCGGACCAAGCGGTCCTAGTGGACCAAGAGGACCAAGTGGACCATATCCCAGTGGTCCCGCCGGACCAAGTGGACCATTCCCGTCAGGACCATCTGGACCAGGAGGACCAAGAGGCCCCAGTGGACCAAGTGGGCTTGGCGGACTAAGAGGACCTGGTGGACCAAGCGGTCCTAGTGGACCAAGAGGACCAAGTGGGCCAGGAGGGCCGAGGGGTCCATCTGGACCAAGTGGACCATATCCCAGTGGTCCCGCCGGACCAAGTGGACCATTCCCATCAGGACCTTCTGGACCAGGAGGTCCAAGAGGCCCCAGTGGACCAAGTGGGCTTGGTGGACCAAAGGGACCTGGTGGACCAAGCGGTCCTAGTGGACCAAGAGGACCAAGTGGTCCATCTGGACCAAGTGGACCATATCCCAGTGGTCCCGCCGGACCAAGTGGACCATTCCCGTCAGGACCATCTGGACCAGGAGGACCAAGAGGCCCCAGTGGACCAAGTGGGCTTGGCGGACTAAGAGGACCTAGCGGACCAAGCGGTCCTAGTGGACCAAGAGGACCAAGTGGTCCATCTGGACCAAGTGGACCATATCCCAGTGGTCCCGCCGGACCAAGTGGACCATTCCCGTCAGGACCATCTGGACCAGGAGGACCAAGAGGCCCCAGTGGACCAAGTGGGCTTGGCGGACTAAGAGGACCTGGCGGACCAAGCGGTCCTAGTGGACCAAGAGGACCAAGTGGGCCAGGAGGGCCGAGGGGTCCATCTGGACCAAGTGGACCATATCCCAGTGGTCCCGCCGGACCAAGTGGACCATTCCCATCAGGACCTTCTGGACCAGGAGGACCAAGAGGCCCCAGTGGACCAAGTGGGCTTGGTGGACCAAAGGGACCTGGTGGACCAAGCGGTCCTAGTGGACCAAGAGGACCAAGTGGTCCATCTGGACCAAGTGGACCATATCCCAGTGGTCCCGCCGGACCAAGTGGACCATTCCCGTCTGGACCATCTGGACCAGGAGGACCAAGAGGCCCCAGTGGACCAAGTGGGCTTGGCGGACTAAGAGGACCTAGCGGACCAAGTGGTCCTAGTGGACCAAGAGGACCAAGTGGGCCAGGAGGGCCGAGGGGTCCATCTGGACCAAGTGGACCATATCCCAGTGGTCCTGCCGGACCAAGTGGACCATTCCCATCAGGACCTTCCGGACCAGGAGGACCAAGAGGCCCCAGTGGACCAAGTGGGCCTGGTGGACCGAGGGGACCTGGTGGACCAAGAGGACCAAGTGGGCCAGGAGGGCCAAGTGGTCCATCTGGACCAAGTGGACCATATCCCAGTGGTCCCGCCGGACCAAGTGGACCATTCCCATCAGGACCATCTGGACCAGGAGGACCAAGAGGCCCCAGTGGACCAAGTGGGCTTGGCGGACTAAGAGGACCTGGCGGACCAAGCGGTCCTAGTGGACCAAGAGGACCAAGTGGGCCAGGAGGGCCGAGGGGTCCATCTGGACCAAGTGGACCATATCCCAGTGGTCCCGCCGGACCAAGTGGACCATTCCCATCAGGACCTTCTGGAACAGGAGGACCAAGAGGCCCCAGTGGACCAAGTGGGCCTGGTGGACCGAGGGGACCTGGTGGACCAAGAGGACCAAGTGGGCCAGGAGGGCCATCTGGACCATCTGGACCAAGCGGACGATATCCCAGTGGACCTGCCGGGCCAAGTGGACCATTCCCGTCAGGACCTTCTGGACTAGGAGTACCAAGAGGGCCTAGTGGACCTAGAGTACCAAGTGGGTCATCTGGGCCAATTGGACAATTCCCATTAGGAACTTCAGGACTAGGAGGGCCAGGAGGACCCAGTGGATCAAGCGGCCCTGGTGGACCAAGGGGACCTGGAGGACCAAGTGGTCCTAGTGGACCACGAGGACCAAGCGGGCCAGGAGGACCAAACGGGCCATATCCCAGTGGACCTGCTGGGCCAAGTGGGCCATTCCCATCGGGACCTTCTGGGCTAGGAGGACCTAGAGGACCTGGTGGATCACAAGGGCTATTTGGTTCTAAAATACCATCTGGTCCTGGGTCTCCACTCACAACTACCAGCGTTCAGTTTGGTGGAACACTAGTCAGTGTTCCTAAAGTGACTATAGGCCAGCCTCAAACATCTATATTGCTTCAACCTGGAAGCCAAGTCACGTATGGAAAGACTAAACTTCTTGTTCCACCTCCTACCACATTTGTTCCTGGTCAAGTTGTTACACACACAGTCGGTATAATCCCATCAACAGTACACAGCATTTCTGGCACCGGGCTTCAAGTACAAGGCAAGCCATTGGACTTCAATATTGTGCTGAAGGAGCTGAAAGCTACTCGCTATTTATCCTGGCTCCAGAAGACCGGGGTTCTTCAGCTAATTAATGATGGAG CTGCCTACACTATCTTCGTTCCAAGTGACGACGCCATCGCTCAGATTCGGGGACAGCTACTCTCGAAGCTAGAAGGTGACACTCAGCTCCTCAAGCAGCTCGTCCTGTACCACATTGTTCCTGGTCAGGTCACCATCGACAACGATAGGACCTTCCCGACACTTGATGAAGGAAACTTGTTGCGATTCAACAAGTACTTCAATGGGAGG GTCGTAACCGCTTCTGGTGGCGTCATCGGCCCCAAAAAGCAGCAGGGCAACATCGTCTTCTACACCATCGACCGAGTTCTTCACCGACCTGGAGGAAGCATCTTGGACGTCATTCACCAGTCTATCCTGCTCCCTAAGCTAGATGAAGCTATCAAGTTTGCCGGACTCGAGGAGTACCTCTCCG GAGTAGGACCATACACGATTTTCGCTCCAAGTGACCAGGCATTCAAAAACTCCGTGGGCATGGAAAACGTATTGCGGGACAGGGAAGCTCTCAAGG CCCTGCTACTCCGCCACATTGTCCTTGGAACCGTGTACAGCGCCGGCGTGCAAGAGAACCAAGTCCTCAAGACGGTCGGTGGCCTCGAGCTCAAAATGAGCATCATCCCGG AGTGTATCACAGTAAACGGGGTCAACGTCAACAACCCGGATAACGTCGCCTCCAATGGGGTTATCCACGTGATCGACCATTTCCTTTAG